From the genome of Phreatobacter cathodiphilus, one region includes:
- a CDS encoding mandelate racemase/muconate lactonizing enzyme family protein, producing the protein MTIARIEPFILHVPVTGSSISDSTHTLSHWGVVGCRIHTRDGRVGTGFTGTHADLSGDRLIARCIGTSVAELLVGEDERDVTRLWQKVARHPPLQWIGRAGIAHLALGAVDVALWDLKAKAADLPLWRLLGGATSERLTAYNTDIGWLSLSDEELLAGARRAVEEEGFRGIKVKVGSADIGRDIDRLAALRRALGDRVTIATDANGRWDLATCLRFTRRAAGLDLLWFEEPLWYDDVEGHVRLAAEGGIPVALGEQLYTAEAFSDFIRRGAMHYVQPDVARLAGITEYIRVAEAAHAARLPVVAHAGDMGQVHAHLSFWHPATSSFEYIPWIAACFAEPVTVRDGDLVRPELPGAGTSILPEAFDRHAKTLD; encoded by the coding sequence ATGACCATCGCCCGCATCGAGCCCTTCATCCTGCACGTGCCGGTGACGGGCTCCTCGATCTCCGACTCGACGCACACGCTCTCGCATTGGGGCGTGGTCGGCTGCCGCATCCACACCCGCGACGGCCGGGTCGGCACAGGCTTCACCGGCACCCATGCCGATCTCTCCGGCGACCGGCTGATCGCCCGCTGCATCGGCACCTCCGTGGCCGAGCTCTTGGTGGGCGAGGACGAGCGCGACGTCACCCGGCTCTGGCAGAAGGTCGCCCGCCATCCGCCGCTGCAATGGATCGGCCGGGCCGGCATCGCCCATCTCGCCCTCGGCGCCGTCGACGTGGCGCTCTGGGACCTCAAGGCCAAGGCCGCGGATCTGCCGCTCTGGCGCCTGCTGGGCGGGGCGACCTCGGAGCGGCTCACCGCCTACAACACCGACATCGGCTGGCTGTCGCTCTCCGACGAGGAGCTTCTCGCCGGCGCCCGCCGGGCGGTGGAGGAAGAGGGCTTCCGCGGCATCAAGGTGAAGGTCGGCTCTGCGGATATCGGCCGGGACATCGACCGGCTCGCCGCCCTCCGCCGCGCCCTCGGCGACCGCGTCACCATCGCCACCGACGCCAACGGCCGCTGGGACCTCGCGACCTGCCTGCGCTTCACACGCCGTGCGGCCGGACTCGACCTCCTCTGGTTCGAGGAACCGCTCTGGTACGACGACGTGGAGGGCCATGTGCGGCTGGCGGCGGAGGGCGGCATTCCCGTGGCGCTCGGCGAGCAGCTCTACACGGCCGAGGCCTTCTCCGACTTCATCCGCCGCGGCGCCATGCATTACGTCCAGCCGGACGTCGCGCGGCTCGCCGGCATCACCGAATATATCCGCGTCGCGGAGGCCGCCCATGCGGCGCGGCTGCCGGTGGTCGCCCATGCCGGCGACATGGGGCAGGTCCATGCGCACCTGTCCTTCTGGCATCCGGCGACGTCGTCCTTCGAGTACATTCCCTGGATCGCCGCCTGTTTCGCGGAGCCGGTGACCGTGCGCGACGGCGACCTCGTCCGGCCGGAACTGCCCGGAGCCGGCACCTCCATCCTGCCGGAGGCCTTCGATCGCCATGCGAAAACGCTGGACTAG